Proteins encoded together in one Nitrospirota bacterium window:
- a CDS encoding DegQ family serine endoprotease: MQKKTIILFVVIAIVSGIVIGSNLGRFLPKKITYPGVYAPRVPGDLAKESAAFSDIVKSVGPAVVNISSTKTIRRNVPLPRMFDFDSPFNDFFEPFRVPKKWKEQSLGSGVIVSSDGYIITNYHVIEKADEIKVTLFDKKDYTGKVIGSDPKSDIAVLSISAKDLPAIKWGDSDELQVGEFVLAFGNPYGLSHTVTMGIISALGRANVGIAEYEDFIQTDAAINPGNSGGPLVNIKGELIGINTAIFTKTGGYQGIGFAVPSNMVKSVMEHLVKKGKVVRGWLGVTIQEVTPELAKQFGLKDFKGALVSDISKNSPAEKAGLRRGDVILELNGKTIRDVESLRNMVAQSDIGSAIKLLIMRAGKTIQLSATIAELPKEFSDAGEKSNEMPSGENGIAGLSVIELTPEIAKQLGLPRDEKGVVVVRVDPDRAADDAGLKKGDVIQEINKRAVSNLSEFNAAARRIREGDVLLLINRGGHRLYVTIKAYS, translated from the coding sequence ATGCAGAAAAAAACCATCATATTGTTTGTTGTAATTGCCATAGTGTCAGGTATTGTAATCGGCAGCAACCTGGGCAGATTCCTGCCTAAAAAAATCACTTATCCCGGGGTTTATGCCCCGAGGGTTCCGGGCGACCTTGCAAAGGAAAGCGCGGCATTTTCTGATATTGTCAAGTCCGTCGGTCCGGCGGTTGTGAACATATCCAGCACAAAGACGATAAGGAGAAACGTGCCGTTGCCGCGCATGTTTGATTTTGACAGTCCTTTTAATGATTTTTTTGAACCGTTCCGCGTGCCGAAAAAATGGAAGGAACAGAGCCTCGGCTCCGGCGTAATTGTTTCATCTGACGGTTACATAATAACAAACTATCATGTAATTGAAAAAGCCGACGAGATTAAGGTCACCCTATTTGACAAGAAGGACTACACGGGCAAAGTTATAGGTTCTGACCCGAAGAGCGATATAGCGGTTTTAAGCATATCTGCCAAAGACCTGCCTGCGATAAAATGGGGCGACTCTGATGAGCTTCAGGTGGGTGAGTTTGTCCTTGCATTCGGAAATCCATACGGCTTGAGCCACACAGTCACCATGGGAATAATAAGCGCGCTTGGAAGGGCAAACGTGGGGATTGCAGAGTATGAAGATTTTATCCAGACCGATGCCGCGATAAATCCGGGCAATTCAGGCGGGCCCCTTGTTAACATTAAAGGAGAGCTTATCGGCATAAATACGGCAATTTTTACAAAGACAGGCGGTTATCAGGGCATAGGCTTTGCAGTGCCGAGCAACATGGTAAAGTCAGTTATGGAGCATCTTGTGAAAAAAGGCAAGGTCGTAAGGGGGTGGCTCGGTGTTACAATTCAGGAAGTCACGCCTGAACTGGCCAAACAGTTTGGGCTTAAGGATTTTAAAGGCGCATTGGTCAGCGATATCTCAAAAAACAGTCCTGCTGAAAAGGCAGGCTTAAGGCGGGGTGATGTAATCCTTGAGCTTAACGGTAAAACAATAAGGGATGTTGAGTCTCTAAGAAATATGGTGGCTCAAAGTGATATCGGCAGCGCTATAAAACTGCTGATTATGAGGGCAGGGAAAACAATTCAGCTAAGCGCAACTATTGCCGAACTGCCAAAAGAGTTCTCCGACGCCGGGGAAAAATCAAATGAAATGCCTTCCGGAGAAAACGGCATTGCAGGTTTAAGCGTCATAGAGCTTACGCCTGAGATAGCCAAGCAATTAGGCCTGCCGCGGGATGAAAAGGGTGTTGTAGTTGTCAGGGTTGACCCGGACAGAGCGGCAGATGACGCAGGGCTTAAAAAGGGAGATGTCATTCAGGAGATAAATAAAAGGGCTGTAAGCAATTTAAGTGAATTTAACGCTGCTGCCCGGCGCATAAGGGAGGGCGATGTGTTATTATTAATTAATAGGGGTGGACATAGGTTATATGTCACCATCAAGGCATATTCTTAA
- a CDS encoding UbiX family flavin prenyltransferase produces the protein MKSFVVAITGASGSVYGLRVIEELLKAGHKVHLIISRTAFLIIKTETGIDFSGRTETEIEKRVQRHFSSKNIRYYGEQNLSAPVSSGSFITDGMLVVPCSMKTLSGIASGYANNLIERAADVVLKEGRRLILAPREMPFSAIHLENMLKLARLGVGIVPPIPAFYQKPKKLSDIVDFVAGKILDSSGIKHNLFKRWG, from the coding sequence ATGAAATCCTTTGTTGTTGCAATTACAGGCGCAAGCGGCTCTGTTTACGGGTTAAGGGTTATTGAGGAACTGCTTAAAGCCGGGCATAAGGTTCATCTCATTATTTCCCGCACGGCATTTTTAATCATTAAAACCGAGACAGGGATTGATTTTTCCGGCAGGACAGAAACAGAGATAGAGAAAAGGGTACAAAGGCATTTTTCTTCAAAAAATATCAGGTACTATGGCGAACAAAACCTCTCTGCGCCAGTCTCAAGCGGCTCATTTATCACAGACGGCATGCTTGTCGTGCCCTGCTCCATGAAGACGCTTTCCGGCATTGCAAGCGGTTATGCTAATAATCTGATTGAACGGGCGGCGGATGTTGTATTGAAAGAAGGCAGAAGGCTTATCCTTGCGCCCAGAGAGATGCCCTTCAGCGCCATACACCTTGAGAATATGCTTAAGCTTGCCCGCCTCGGCGTAGGAATAGTCCCGCCAATCCCTGCCTTTTACCAAAAGCCCAAAAAACTCTCCGATATTGTAGATTTTGTGGCAGGGAAAATTCTTGACAGCTCCGGCATAAAGCATAACCTCTTTAAGAGATGGGGGTAA
- a CDS encoding ATP-binding protein — protein MPPYLAGRQKETNEFLQLLEQTTILDNMVLTGLRGVGKTVLLDKFKPLAIECKWLWVGTDLSESASVSEETIALRLITDLSVVTSNITIKREEKPALGFAAGKSVIDHKLNYNTLIDIFKSIPGLVSDKLKGIFELVWKSLKPYNARGIIFAYDEAQTMTDHAEKEQYPLSLLLDVFQSIQKKNIPFMLILTGLPTLFPKLVEARTFSERMFRVVFLDKLNRAESKDAIIKPIEDAKCPIKFNNDSIELIIRESGGYPYFIQFICREVYDVFLQKISDGKYPHVPIEEIIMKLDKDFFSGRWAKATDRQRELLAVIASLSNCQEEFTVQEVVEESKKHLTNSFSSSHVNQMLLSLTNAGLVYKNRHGKYSFAVPLMDRFILRQNIDGFAN, from the coding sequence ATGCCGCCATACCTTGCCGGCCGCCAAAAAGAGACAAATGAATTTCTCCAACTCCTTGAGCAAACGACAATCCTTGATAATATGGTGCTGACAGGATTGCGGGGAGTAGGTAAAACCGTTCTTTTGGATAAGTTTAAACCGCTGGCAATAGAATGTAAGTGGTTATGGGTCGGCACTGATTTATCCGAGTCAGCAAGTGTCAGTGAAGAAACTATTGCATTGCGCCTTATTACTGATCTTTCCGTTGTAACGTCAAATATTACGATAAAGAGAGAGGAAAAACCAGCATTGGGCTTTGCTGCCGGAAAATCAGTCATTGACCATAAACTTAACTACAATACGTTAATTGATATTTTCAAATCAATTCCAGGTTTGGTTTCAGATAAACTTAAGGGGATTTTTGAACTTGTCTGGAAAAGCCTTAAGCCATACAATGCCCGTGGGATAATTTTTGCATATGACGAAGCTCAGACAATGACCGATCATGCAGAGAAGGAACAGTATCCTCTCTCGCTTTTGCTGGATGTATTTCAATCAATCCAGAAAAAAAATATCCCCTTTATGCTGATATTAACAGGCCTGCCGACTCTTTTTCCAAAACTGGTGGAAGCCCGAACCTTCTCGGAAAGAATGTTCAGAGTCGTCTTTCTTGATAAGTTAAATCGTGCAGAAAGCAAAGACGCCATTATTAAACCAATTGAAGATGCGAAATGTCCGATCAAGTTTAATAATGATTCTATAGAACTTATTATAAGAGAATCCGGCGGTTATCCATATTTTATTCAGTTTATATGTAGAGAGGTTTATGATGTGTTTCTTCAGAAAATCTCTGATGGGAAATATCCTCACGTTCCTATAGAAGAGATTATAATGAAACTTGATAAAGATTTTTTCTCCGGCAGATGGGCAAAGGCAACTGACAGGCAAAGAGAACTTCTGGCGGTTATTGCAAGTTTAAGTAATTGTCAGGAGGAATTTACTGTACAAGAGGTTGTTGAAGAGTCAAAGAAACACTTGACGAATTCCTTCAGCAGCAGCCACGTCAATCAAATGTTGTTGTCACTGACAAATGCCGGACTTGTATATAAAAACAGGCACGGCAAATATTCTTTTGCAGTGCCGTTAATGGATAGATTCATATTGAGGCAGAATATAGACGGATTTGCTAATTAG
- a CDS encoding PilZ domain-containing protein — translation MSTPNKDRREFNRMRIDADVTCTINGTEKIFKGFCKNLSHTGILFETGEPVSLSQLLNVVLNTGTTKFRSLQAIIDIVRVEQQADNNYAVAGKILGFK, via the coding sequence ATGTCAACTCCGAATAAAGACAGACGGGAGTTTAATCGTATGAGGATTGATGCCGATGTAACCTGCACCATTAATGGAACGGAAAAAATATTTAAGGGGTTTTGCAAAAATCTGAGCCATACGGGCATCCTGTTTGAGACAGGAGAGCCTGTCTCATTAAGCCAGTTGTTAAATGTGGTCCTGAATACCGGAACCACTAAGTTCAGATCTTTGCAGGCAATTATTGATATTGTACGCGTTGAACAGCAGGCTGATAATAATTATGCGGTTGCAGGAAAAATTTTAGGGTTTAAGTAA